Proteins from a genomic interval of Microbacterium esteraromaticum:
- the rpsD gene encoding 30S ribosomal protein S4, protein MVTKSQDRRKVRLSRALGIPLTPKAARYLEKRPYAPGEHGRTKRKADSDYAVRLREKQRLREQYGIREKQLRIAFNEARRKDGLTGENLVELLEMRLDALVLRAGFARTTAQARQLVVHRHILVDGQLVDRPSFRVKPGQLIHVKAKSEGLEPFQVAAAGGHADVLPPVPGYLEVELDKLQAKLVRRPKRAEVPVTCEVQLVVEYYAAR, encoded by the coding sequence GTGGTTACGAAGTCCCAGGACCGCCGCAAGGTCCGTCTCAGCCGCGCGCTGGGAATCCCGCTCACCCCGAAGGCCGCCCGCTACCTCGAGAAGCGTCCCTACGCTCCCGGCGAGCACGGCCGCACCAAGCGCAAGGCTGACAGCGACTACGCCGTCCGTCTGCGTGAGAAGCAGCGTCTGCGCGAGCAGTACGGCATCCGCGAGAAGCAGCTGCGCATCGCCTTCAACGAGGCCCGCCGCAAGGACGGCCTGACCGGTGAGAACCTCGTCGAGCTGCTCGAGATGCGTCTGGACGCCCTCGTGCTGCGTGCCGGCTTCGCCCGTACCACGGCGCAGGCGCGCCAGCTGGTCGTGCACCGTCACATCCTCGTCGACGGTCAGCTCGTCGACCGCCCGTCGTTCCGCGTGAAGCCGGGTCAGCTCATCCACGTCAAGGCCAAGAGCGAGGGCCTCGAGCCCTTCCAGGTCGCAGCCGCCGGCGGTCACGCCGACGTCCTGCCGCCCGTTCCCGGCTACCTCGAGGTCGAGCTCGACAAGCTGCAGGCGAAGCTCGTTCGTCGTCCGAAGCGCGCTGAGGTCCCCGTGACCTGTGAAGTGCAGCTGGTCGTCGAGTACTACGCGGCTCGCTGA
- a CDS encoding replication-associated recombination protein A — translation MTSAASLMSGQTPLAVRMRPTSLDEVAGQQHLLRPGSPIVALADPEASAPGAVSIILWGPPGTGKTTLAQAIARSSGRRFVELSAITAGVKDVREVMQEAITQRDLYGQTTILFLDEIHRFTKAQQDALLPGVENGWVILIAATTENPSFSVISPLLSRSLLLTLQPLTDDDIGVLVDRAVTDARGLAGRVRLTDEARAALIRLASGDGRRALTGLEAAAAVALSRADADASADVTDEDVSQAVDRALLRYDRQGDEHYDVISAFIKSIRGSDADAAVHYLARMIEAGEDPRFIARRLVISAAEDIGLADPQALVIATAAADAVAFIGMPEGRIPLAEATIYLATTAKSNAAYLAINQAIADVRAGGFGRVPIHLRDAHYAGAKRLGHGKGYRYPHDNEAGIVPQQYLPDDLDGRRYYQPKPLGAERDVAARLERIRRILGDR, via the coding sequence ATGACCTCCGCAGCCTCCCTGATGTCGGGCCAGACACCGCTCGCGGTGCGCATGCGCCCGACGTCTCTCGACGAGGTAGCCGGTCAGCAGCATCTGCTCCGGCCCGGCTCGCCGATCGTGGCACTGGCCGACCCCGAGGCCAGCGCGCCAGGCGCAGTGTCGATCATCCTCTGGGGGCCGCCCGGCACGGGCAAGACCACTCTCGCTCAGGCCATCGCCCGGTCGTCAGGGCGACGGTTCGTCGAGTTGTCGGCGATCACCGCGGGTGTGAAGGACGTTCGCGAGGTGATGCAAGAGGCGATCACTCAGCGCGACCTGTATGGGCAGACCACGATCCTCTTCCTCGATGAGATCCACCGTTTCACCAAGGCTCAACAGGATGCCCTGCTGCCCGGCGTCGAGAACGGCTGGGTGATCCTGATCGCGGCCACGACCGAGAACCCGTCGTTCTCGGTGATCTCGCCGTTGCTGTCGCGTTCGCTCCTGCTCACGCTGCAGCCGCTGACCGATGATGACATCGGCGTTCTGGTCGACCGTGCCGTCACCGACGCCCGAGGGCTCGCCGGACGCGTGCGGCTTACCGATGAGGCCCGCGCGGCGCTGATCCGTCTCGCCTCGGGTGATGGGCGTCGTGCGCTCACCGGCCTGGAGGCAGCTGCGGCCGTCGCGCTGTCGAGAGCCGATGCGGATGCCTCCGCCGACGTCACGGATGAGGACGTCTCGCAGGCGGTCGACCGCGCGCTGCTGCGCTACGACCGGCAGGGTGACGAGCACTATGACGTCATCAGTGCGTTCATCAAGTCGATCCGCGGATCGGATGCGGATGCCGCCGTGCACTACCTCGCCCGGATGATCGAAGCGGGGGAGGACCCCCGGTTCATCGCTCGTCGCCTGGTGATCTCGGCGGCGGAGGACATCGGGCTCGCCGACCCGCAGGCGCTGGTCATCGCCACCGCTGCTGCGGACGCCGTGGCATTCATCGGGATGCCCGAGGGGCGCATCCCGCTGGCCGAGGCTACCATCTACCTCGCGACGACGGCCAAGTCGAATGCCGCCTACCTTGCCATCAACCAGGCGATCGCCGATGTGCGCGCCGGCGGATTCGGCCGCGTGCCGATTCATTTGCGTGACGCGCACTACGCCGGGGCGAAGCGGCTCGGCCATGGCAAGGGGTATCGCTACCCGCATGACAACGAGGCGGGAATCGTCCCGCAGCAGTACTTGCCGGACGATCTGGACGGACGCCGCTACTACCAGCCGAAGCCGCTTGGCGCAGAGCGCGACGTCGCAGCGCGTCTGGAGCGCATCCGTCGTATTCTCGGCGATCGCTGA
- a CDS encoding RelA/SpoT family protein, with protein MVDSPAPSQGSSLRRLVPRIFSRAPRVNDLDNLIRTVRANHPRGDLPIIERAYRVARDKHAGQLRQSGEPYITHPLAVAQILAELGLGPRAIAAALLHDTVEDTGYALAELTEEFGDEVAMLVDGVTKLDKVKYGESAQAETVRKMIVAMSKDIRVLLIKLADRLHNARTWGFVPPEKSARKAKETLEIYAPLAHRLGIQTIKSELEDLSFAVLHPKIYAEINSLIAQRTPQREKYLQSVIESIDEDLRELRIRGKVVGRPKQLYSVYQKMVIRGREFDDIYDLIGIRVLVGSVRDCYAVLGAIHARWTPLPGRFKDYIATPKFNLYQSLHTTVIGPSGRTVEIQIRTHEMHQQAEFGVAAHWMYKERVNGGKVDSRVPDTDMAWLAHISDWQAETADPTEFLDSLRFEIGAKEVYVFTPKGRVIGLPAGATPVDFAYAVHTEIGHRTMGAKVNGRLMPLETELKSGDVVEVFTSKNPDAGPSQDWLGFVKSTRARNKIRGWFTKERREEAIEQGKESIARAMRKQNLPLQRLMSQESFTQVAHQLRYEDVSALYAAVGEGHVSTQSVIEKVTALVTVEEDTSTGAIELPGQAPVREGKGGDSGILVRGDSDILVKLARCCTPVPGDPIVGFVTRGSGVSVHRQDCVNVKSLGDDPDRFVEVEWAPTTKSVFRVQIQVEALDRSALLSDVTRVLSEHHVNILSATVTTTDERLALSRFVFEMGDSVHLDRVLNAVRRIDAVYDVYRVTTS; from the coding sequence ATGGTCGATTCACCGGCGCCGTCGCAGGGATCGAGCCTGCGTCGCCTTGTGCCGCGCATCTTCTCTCGTGCCCCCCGTGTCAATGACCTCGACAACCTGATCCGCACGGTTCGGGCGAACCATCCCCGGGGTGATCTGCCGATCATCGAGCGTGCGTACCGGGTGGCGCGCGATAAGCACGCCGGGCAGTTGCGTCAGAGTGGTGAGCCCTACATCACGCATCCGCTCGCGGTCGCACAGATCCTGGCCGAGCTGGGGCTGGGACCGCGTGCCATCGCGGCTGCGCTGCTGCACGACACGGTCGAAGACACCGGCTACGCGCTGGCCGAGCTGACCGAAGAGTTCGGCGACGAGGTCGCGATGCTCGTCGACGGTGTCACCAAGCTCGACAAGGTCAAGTACGGCGAGAGCGCGCAGGCCGAGACGGTCCGCAAGATGATCGTGGCGATGTCGAAAGACATCCGGGTGCTGCTGATCAAGCTCGCCGACCGCCTGCACAACGCCCGCACGTGGGGCTTCGTGCCGCCCGAGAAGTCTGCACGCAAGGCGAAAGAGACCCTCGAGATCTACGCGCCGTTGGCGCATCGGCTCGGAATCCAGACGATCAAGTCCGAGCTGGAAGACCTCTCTTTCGCCGTTCTGCACCCGAAGATCTACGCCGAGATTAACAGCCTGATCGCGCAGCGCACACCGCAGCGCGAGAAGTACCTGCAAAGCGTCATCGAGTCGATCGATGAAGACCTGCGCGAGCTCCGCATCCGAGGCAAGGTCGTCGGCCGGCCGAAGCAGCTGTACTCCGTGTATCAGAAGATGGTCATCCGCGGACGCGAGTTCGACGACATCTACGATCTCATCGGCATCCGCGTGCTCGTCGGTTCCGTCCGCGACTGCTATGCCGTGCTCGGCGCGATCCACGCGCGCTGGACGCCGCTGCCCGGACGTTTCAAGGACTACATCGCGACGCCGAAGTTCAACCTGTACCAGTCGCTGCACACCACAGTGATCGGGCCGTCCGGCCGAACCGTCGAGATCCAGATCCGCACGCATGAGATGCATCAGCAGGCGGAGTTCGGCGTTGCCGCGCACTGGATGTACAAGGAACGTGTCAACGGCGGCAAGGTCGACTCGCGCGTGCCCGATACGGACATGGCCTGGCTCGCCCACATCTCGGACTGGCAGGCGGAAACCGCCGACCCGACCGAGTTCCTCGACTCGCTGCGCTTCGAGATCGGGGCGAAAGAGGTCTACGTCTTCACCCCCAAGGGGCGCGTCATCGGCTTGCCGGCTGGCGCCACACCAGTCGATTTCGCCTATGCGGTGCACACTGAGATCGGGCACCGCACGATGGGAGCAAAGGTCAACGGCCGGTTGATGCCGCTGGAGACCGAGCTCAAGAGCGGCGACGTCGTCGAGGTCTTCACCTCGAAGAACCCGGATGCAGGGCCCAGCCAGGATTGGCTTGGTTTCGTCAAGAGCACCCGCGCGCGTAACAAGATCCGCGGCTGGTTCACCAAGGAACGACGCGAAGAGGCGATCGAGCAGGGCAAGGAGTCCATCGCCCGGGCGATGCGCAAGCAGAACCTGCCCCTGCAGCGTCTGATGAGCCAGGAGTCCTTCACGCAGGTCGCGCACCAACTGCGCTACGAGGACGTGTCGGCGCTGTACGCGGCCGTCGGCGAGGGGCACGTCTCGACGCAGTCCGTGATCGAGAAGGTCACCGCGCTGGTCACGGTCGAGGAGGACACCAGTACAGGTGCCATCGAGTTGCCCGGTCAGGCCCCCGTCCGTGAGGGGAAGGGTGGCGACTCGGGCATCCTGGTGCGCGGCGACTCCGACATCCTCGTCAAGCTCGCCCGCTGCTGCACCCCGGTGCCCGGCGATCCGATCGTGGGCTTCGTCACCCGTGGCAGCGGCGTCTCGGTGCACCGGCAGGACTGCGTCAACGTGAAGTCCCTCGGAGACGACCCCGACCGGTTTGTCGAGGTCGAGTGGGCCCCCACCACCAAGAGCGTGTTCCGGGTGCAGATCCAGGTCGAGGCCCTTGATCGTTCGGCGTTGTTGTCGGATGTCACACGCGTGCTCAGCGAGCACCACGTGAACATCCTGTCGGCGACGGTCACCACCACCGACGAACGCCTTGCGCTGAGCCGCTTCGTGTTCGAGATGGGTGACTCCGTGCACCTGGACCGCGTGCTCAATGCCGTCCGGCGGATCGACGCGGTGTACGATGTCTACCGCGTCACGACCTCCTGA
- the alaS gene encoding alanine--tRNA ligase, which produces MKSAEIAQRYLDYFEKNDHVIVPSASLVSDDPTLLFTVAGMVPFIPYLTGVVPSPHPRIADLQKCIRTNDIEEVGKTARHGTFFQMLGNWSFGDYFKEGAIRYAWELLTSSESDGGLGFDEKDLWVTVYETDDEAESIWRDVIGLKPERIQRLGRADNYWHTGQPGPGGPDSEIFFDRGPAYGKDGGPAADDSRFLEIWNLVFMQDFIQNLRSGTEFDIVGELPKKNIDTGMGLERVAFLKQGVENMYETDQVRPVLDRAVELSGRRYGAAHEDDVRFRVIADHVRSSLMLLSDGVRPSNEGRGYILRRLMRRTVRAMRLLGVDTPSFPELFSASRDAMKSAYPVLETEWATLSSAAYAEEETFRRTLAQGSTILDLALTDTKKAGGSTLSGSEAFLLHDTYGFPIDLTLEVAEEAGLQVDRGAFDSLMQQQRERAKADARGRKSQLADLSIYRDFRALGETGFLGYTDLQADSRVLGIIVDGQTVTSASEGDVAEVILAETTLYAESGGQVADKGTIVGTGFELDVLDVQRPVPGLISHTVHVASGSVAIDDRATTVVDGANRRAARQAHSATHLVHAALRDTLGKTATQAGSLNRAGYMRFDFAWSQPLSTDTRSEIEEIVSRAVDDALEVTTRVVSLDEAKEAGAMALFGEKYGDVVRMVDIGGPWSRELCAGTHVSSSSEIGLVSLVGESSIGASNRRIEALVGQDAFRELAAERTVVSQLTAALKSPRDQLAARIEELQANLKAAEKRIAQFEAKEREGRVPALAEAARNVGAYRVASASLGEVGSADDVRTLALSVRERLGSDAAVVAFGGVAGGRPIVVIATNEAARAAGAKAGALVRIAAGTLGGGGGGKDDVAQGGGTDASALDAALDAVVATLADA; this is translated from the coding sequence ATGAAATCTGCGGAGATCGCGCAGCGCTACCTCGACTACTTCGAGAAGAACGACCACGTCATCGTCCCGTCCGCGTCATTGGTCAGCGATGACCCGACGCTGCTGTTCACGGTCGCCGGTATGGTGCCGTTCATCCCCTACCTCACCGGGGTTGTGCCATCGCCGCACCCGCGGATCGCCGACCTGCAGAAGTGCATCCGCACCAATGACATCGAAGAGGTGGGCAAGACGGCCCGCCACGGCACCTTCTTCCAGATGCTGGGCAACTGGTCGTTCGGCGACTACTTCAAAGAGGGCGCGATCCGCTACGCATGGGAGCTGCTGACCTCGTCCGAGTCCGATGGCGGGCTCGGGTTCGATGAGAAGGATCTCTGGGTCACCGTCTATGAGACCGACGACGAGGCAGAGTCCATCTGGCGCGACGTCATCGGACTGAAGCCCGAGCGTATCCAGCGCCTGGGGCGCGCCGACAACTACTGGCACACCGGCCAGCCCGGCCCCGGCGGTCCGGACTCCGAGATCTTCTTCGACCGCGGGCCCGCATACGGCAAGGATGGCGGCCCCGCCGCCGATGACTCTCGGTTCCTGGAGATCTGGAACCTCGTGTTCATGCAGGACTTCATCCAGAACCTGCGCAGCGGCACCGAGTTCGACATCGTCGGAGAGCTGCCCAAGAAGAACATCGACACCGGCATGGGGCTCGAGCGCGTCGCCTTCCTCAAGCAGGGCGTCGAGAACATGTATGAGACCGATCAGGTGCGTCCGGTGCTCGACCGCGCGGTCGAACTGTCGGGTCGCCGCTACGGTGCGGCCCACGAGGATGACGTGCGCTTCCGCGTGATCGCGGATCACGTGCGTTCGTCGCTGATGCTGCTCTCCGACGGCGTACGCCCGTCCAACGAGGGCCGTGGGTACATCCTGCGCAGGCTGATGCGCCGCACCGTGCGCGCGATGCGTCTGCTGGGTGTCGACACTCCGAGCTTCCCCGAGCTGTTCTCGGCGTCGCGGGATGCCATGAAGTCGGCCTACCCGGTACTGGAGACCGAGTGGGCGACGCTGTCGTCCGCCGCGTACGCCGAAGAAGAGACGTTCCGCCGCACCCTGGCGCAGGGCTCGACGATCCTCGATCTCGCACTGACCGACACCAAGAAGGCCGGCGGCTCCACCCTGAGCGGGTCCGAGGCGTTCCTGCTGCACGACACCTACGGCTTCCCGATCGATCTCACGCTCGAGGTCGCTGAAGAGGCCGGCCTGCAGGTCGACCGCGGCGCCTTCGACTCGCTGATGCAGCAGCAGCGCGAGCGCGCCAAGGCCGACGCCCGTGGTCGCAAGAGCCAGCTGGCCGACCTGTCGATCTATCGTGACTTCCGTGCGCTCGGCGAGACCGGCTTCCTCGGCTATACCGATCTGCAGGCGGACTCACGCGTGCTCGGCATCATCGTCGACGGCCAGACCGTCACCAGCGCGTCCGAGGGCGACGTCGCCGAGGTGATCCTCGCCGAGACGACGCTCTACGCCGAGTCCGGCGGCCAGGTCGCTGACAAGGGAACGATCGTCGGCACCGGTTTCGAGCTCGACGTGCTCGATGTGCAGCGGCCGGTGCCCGGCCTGATCAGCCACACCGTGCATGTGGCATCCGGGTCTGTCGCGATCGACGACCGTGCCACCACCGTGGTCGATGGTGCGAACCGTCGTGCCGCGCGTCAGGCGCACTCGGCCACCCACCTGGTGCACGCGGCGCTGCGCGACACGCTCGGCAAGACCGCCACGCAGGCGGGGTCGCTCAACCGTGCCGGTTACATGCGCTTCGACTTCGCGTGGTCGCAACCGCTGTCGACCGACACGCGCAGTGAGATCGAGGAGATCGTGAGCCGCGCCGTCGACGACGCACTCGAGGTCACGACCCGTGTCGTCTCGCTGGATGAGGCCAAGGAAGCCGGCGCAATGGCACTGTTCGGTGAGAAGTACGGTGACGTCGTGCGCATGGTCGACATCGGCGGCCCGTGGTCGCGCGAGCTCTGCGCTGGAACGCACGTGTCGAGCAGCTCCGAGATCGGTCTGGTGAGCCTCGTCGGTGAATCCTCGATCGGTGCGTCCAACCGCCGAATCGAAGCACTGGTCGGCCAGGACGCATTCCGTGAGCTGGCCGCCGAGCGCACCGTCGTGTCGCAGCTGACCGCGGCGCTGAAGTCGCCCCGCGACCAGCTCGCGGCGCGCATCGAGGAGCTGCAGGCGAACCTCAAGGCTGCTGAGAAGCGCATCGCGCAGTTCGAGGCGAAGGAACGCGAGGGGCGTGTGCCGGCTTTGGCCGAGGCCGCGCGGAACGTGGGTGCGTACCGGGTCGCATCCGCGTCGCTGGGTGAGGTCGGCTCGGCCGACGACGTGCGCACGCTCGCGTTGAGCGTGCGCGAGCGCCTGGGGTCGGATGCTGCTGTCGTGGCTTTCGGCGGAGTCGCCGGTGGTCGCCCGATCGTGGTCATCGCGACGAACGAGGCGGCTCGCGCCGCAGGTGCCAAGGCGGGCGCCCTTGTGCGCATCGCGGCCGGAACGCTCGGCGGTGGTGGCGGCGGCAAGGACGACGTTGCGCAGGGCGGTGGCACCGACGCGTCGGCACTGGATGCCGCGCTGGACGCGGTGGTGGCGACCCTGGCGGACGCGTGA
- the ruvX gene encoding Holliday junction resolvase RuvX, which produces MSGFRRGVRLGIDVGRARVGVSRCDPDGMLAVPVETVPRSETSVARIAQLADEWEPLEIVVGLPVNMRGEETPSTTDAREFAALLLTSTGRPVRMVDERLSTVSAHTALRSSGRSQKNSRSIVDQVAAVVLLQHAVDTEKSTGRPAGVLVETPEESSHDV; this is translated from the coding sequence GTGAGCGGTTTCCGTCGCGGGGTGCGCCTCGGTATCGACGTGGGCAGAGCCCGCGTCGGCGTGTCGCGGTGCGACCCGGACGGAATGCTGGCGGTGCCTGTTGAGACCGTGCCCCGCTCGGAAACATCGGTGGCGAGGATCGCTCAGCTTGCTGACGAGTGGGAGCCGCTCGAGATCGTCGTGGGCCTGCCCGTCAACATGCGGGGCGAGGAGACGCCGTCGACGACGGATGCCCGTGAGTTCGCTGCCCTGTTGCTCACCAGCACCGGTCGACCGGTACGGATGGTCGACGAGCGATTGAGCACGGTCAGCGCGCACACCGCGCTGCGGTCCTCCGGACGTTCGCAGAAGAACTCTCGTAGCATTGTCGATCAGGTCGCCGCGGTCGTACTGCTGCAGCACGCGGTCGACACCGAGAAGAGCACCGGTCGCCCCGCCGGTGTGTTGGTCGAGACCCCCGAGGAGTCATCGCACGATGTCTGA
- a CDS encoding DUF349 domain-containing protein: MPTAAAAPAAAPAPAAPVNADAAQWGRVTDDGTVEVREGDSWRAVGQYPDGTADEALAYYVRKYDDLAVKLGTLETRAQGGGASASDLTKQATHLRGEAADAAAVGDLVGLRARIETLIESLAEATAKEAAAAKEALDAAIAERTTIVEKAEQIAARDLSKVQWKQVTAEMTELFDAWQAHQQNGPRLPKGVAQQLWKRFRTARSTVDKARRVFFAELDDVHRAARDAKSRLIERAEALAPRGVDGIPSYRNLLDEWKTVGRAGRKADDALWAKFKAAGDALYAARAEQAAAEEADSAPKIEAREALLVEAKGVADEPNLKRARALLTRIQREWDEVGRIFPRDKERALDDRMRSIEQALKSREDVDWKKNNPETKARANDMSSQLVEAIEKLESELAAAEKSGDKKAIKQAEEALSARRAWLSALGG, translated from the coding sequence ATGCCGACCGCCGCTGCCGCCCCGGCCGCCGCGCCTGCACCGGCGGCGCCCGTGAATGCGGATGCCGCGCAGTGGGGCCGTGTCACCGATGACGGCACCGTCGAGGTTCGCGAAGGCGACTCGTGGCGTGCCGTCGGCCAGTACCCCGACGGCACGGCCGATGAGGCGCTCGCCTACTACGTACGCAAGTACGACGACCTCGCCGTCAAGCTCGGCACCCTGGAGACGCGCGCCCAGGGCGGCGGTGCTTCGGCATCCGATCTGACCAAGCAGGCCACTCATCTGCGGGGCGAGGCCGCTGACGCGGCTGCCGTCGGTGACCTCGTCGGTCTCCGCGCCCGCATCGAGACGCTGATCGAGTCGCTGGCCGAGGCTACGGCGAAGGAGGCGGCAGCCGCCAAAGAGGCGCTCGACGCCGCCATCGCCGAGCGCACGACGATCGTCGAGAAGGCCGAGCAGATTGCCGCCCGCGACCTGAGCAAGGTGCAGTGGAAGCAGGTCACTGCTGAGATGACCGAGCTGTTCGACGCCTGGCAGGCGCACCAGCAGAACGGTCCGCGCCTTCCCAAGGGAGTCGCGCAGCAGCTCTGGAAGCGGTTCCGCACCGCCCGTTCGACGGTCGACAAGGCCCGGCGCGTCTTCTTCGCCGAGCTCGACGACGTGCACCGCGCAGCGCGCGACGCGAAGTCCCGACTGATCGAGCGCGCCGAAGCCCTCGCGCCCCGCGGCGTCGACGGCATCCCCTCCTACCGCAACCTCCTCGACGAGTGGAAGACGGTGGGACGCGCCGGACGCAAGGCCGACGACGCCCTGTGGGCGAAGTTCAAGGCCGCCGGCGACGCACTCTACGCGGCACGCGCCGAGCAGGCAGCCGCTGAAGAGGCAGATTCCGCGCCGAAGATCGAGGCCCGCGAGGCTCTGCTCGTCGAGGCGAAGGGTGTCGCCGACGAGCCGAACCTGAAGCGGGCACGCGCCCTGCTCACCCGCATCCAGCGCGAGTGGGACGAGGTGGGTCGCATCTTCCCGCGCGACAAGGAGCGCGCGCTCGACGACCGGATGCGTTCGATCGAGCAGGCTCTCAAGTCGCGTGAGGACGTTGACTGGAAGAAGAACAACCCCGAGACCAAGGCGCGTGCGAACGACATGAGCTCGCAGCTGGTCGAGGCCATCGAGAAGCTTGAGTCCGAGCTCGCCGCCGCCGAGAAGTCCGGCGACAAGAAGGCGATCAAGCAGGCAGAAGAGGCGCTCTCGGCACGTCGCGCCTGGCTGAGCGCGCTCGGCGGCTGA
- a CDS encoding SAM-dependent methyltransferase, whose protein sequence is MHSALFYRPGQPLSLPELSAARLDGHVIEVGEGFMPADTVESAADRAVSIADLLPPRTAASGHSAAWVHGASDQPPRVHHATRINRSRPRTYSSTRIIYHEHRLDAGDVQLIGGVAVTTPLCTATTLLFDLACAGGDDRWLRGLLTAFPRLDGELRAHVEPISRRPGIRAAKQLLARMLSDQEVVTR, encoded by the coding sequence GTGCACTCAGCGCTCTTCTACCGTCCCGGCCAGCCTCTCTCGCTGCCGGAGCTGTCCGCGGCACGACTGGACGGCCACGTCATCGAGGTCGGCGAAGGATTCATGCCGGCCGACACGGTCGAGAGCGCCGCTGACCGTGCCGTGAGCATCGCCGACCTCCTCCCGCCGAGAACGGCAGCGAGCGGACATTCGGCCGCGTGGGTTCACGGCGCGAGCGACCAACCGCCCCGCGTGCACCATGCGACGCGCATCAACCGGTCGCGGCCGCGCACATACTCATCGACACGCATCATCTACCACGAGCACCGACTCGACGCCGGCGATGTGCAGCTCATCGGCGGCGTTGCCGTCACGACACCCCTGTGCACCGCGACGACGCTGCTGTTCGATCTGGCGTGCGCGGGCGGCGACGACCGTTGGCTACGGGGCCTACTAACCGCGTTCCCCCGGCTCGACGGCGAGCTGCGTGCGCACGTCGAACCGATCAGCCGTCGTCCCGGCATCCGCGCAGCGAAACAGCTCCTCGCGCGGATGCTGTCGGATCAGGAGGTCGTGACGCGGTAG
- the mltG gene encoding endolytic transglycosylase MltG, with the protein MSDPDARNNGAPNDLFGNLPTASSPLPGNSERDAPAPGSRRAIREAAAREAAAREAAARGAAARDAAAQEATRRGVSASGSRTAPEPAPLPASESAPQTPEVPRRRSSHVALEQGDDTAAATHPLPLWESDAPRADAGSPVPADPTTDAPTSTAPDEEADAPHLHELFAPEQHRDVPKKRRGRGCLIGLIIMLVILGGAVVGGFAIWGQYGERISDMMGWGEPKDYEAGIATGEALVTIKQGDTGEPVSIALYEAGVTKTRSVFYDYLIDEGKAVTFYPGVYALQQKMTAAAALEALQNPENRMENTVRVAEGGTVRSTLPQIVDGVGIPLEDLQAAVADPGAYGVAADTLEGWLFPAVYTFDPDVTAKGVIEAMVARTQQALDEVGVSADDAQEVLTTASIIQREGHTADFDKVSRVIANRLDPANDETHGLLQMDSTAQYGYGLNHDGPVASWPWESVVGDDNPWNTYVHPGLPASPIANPSHAAIEAAANPADGPWFYFVTVNLDTGETVFSATYAEQQAAEAQYRKWCEENPDGGCY; encoded by the coding sequence ATGTCTGACCCGGACGCACGGAACAATGGCGCTCCGAACGATCTGTTCGGCAATCTTCCGACGGCATCGTCGCCGTTGCCGGGGAACTCGGAGCGCGATGCGCCCGCTCCAGGCTCTCGTCGTGCGATCCGCGAGGCTGCTGCTCGGGAAGCGGCGGCGCGTGAAGCCGCTGCCCGAGGCGCCGCTGCTCGGGACGCTGCGGCCCAGGAGGCGACCCGGCGAGGGGTATCCGCTTCGGGGTCGCGCACCGCTCCCGAGCCCGCTCCGTTGCCGGCATCCGAGTCGGCTCCGCAAACACCCGAGGTGCCGCGCCGTCGGTCATCCCACGTCGCGTTGGAGCAGGGCGACGACACCGCCGCGGCGACGCATCCCCTGCCGCTCTGGGAGAGCGATGCCCCGCGTGCCGATGCTGGGAGCCCCGTGCCCGCAGACCCCACCACCGACGCGCCGACATCGACAGCACCGGACGAAGAAGCCGACGCCCCCCACTTGCACGAGCTGTTCGCGCCAGAACAGCACCGCGACGTTCCGAAGAAGCGCCGCGGGCGCGGGTGTCTTATCGGTCTGATCATCATGCTCGTGATCCTCGGCGGTGCCGTCGTCGGTGGCTTCGCCATCTGGGGTCAGTACGGCGAACGGATCAGCGACATGATGGGGTGGGGTGAGCCGAAGGACTACGAGGCGGGTATCGCCACCGGCGAGGCGCTGGTGACGATCAAGCAGGGTGACACCGGCGAGCCGGTTTCGATCGCCCTCTATGAGGCCGGCGTCACCAAGACCCGTAGCGTCTTCTACGACTACCTCATCGACGAGGGCAAGGCGGTGACCTTCTACCCCGGCGTTTACGCGCTGCAGCAGAAGATGACCGCGGCCGCAGCGCTCGAGGCGCTGCAGAACCCCGAGAACCGCATGGAGAACACCGTGCGAGTCGCCGAGGGCGGCACAGTGCGATCGACGCTGCCGCAGATCGTCGACGGCGTCGGCATCCCGCTGGAAGACCTGCAGGCGGCCGTGGCCGACCCCGGTGCGTACGGCGTGGCGGCCGACACGCTCGAGGGCTGGTTGTTCCCGGCGGTCTACACGTTCGATCCCGACGTCACCGCGAAGGGCGTCATCGAGGCGATGGTCGCCCGAACGCAGCAAGCCCTTGACGAGGTCGGAGTCTCAGCTGACGACGCCCAGGAGGTGCTGACGACCGCGTCGATCATCCAGCGCGAAGGTCACACCGCAGACTTCGACAAGGTGTCGCGCGTGATCGCCAACCGTCTCGACCCCGCCAACGACGAGACCCACGGACTGCTGCAGATGGACTCGACGGCGCAGTACGGCTATGGACTGAACCACGACGGCCCGGTCGCATCGTGGCCATGGGAGTCGGTGGTCGGTGACGACAACCCGTGGAACACCTACGTGCACCCGGGACTGCCCGCGTCGCCGATCGCGAACCCCAGCCACGCGGCGATCGAGGCGGCGGCCAATCCGGCCGATGGCCCGTGGTTCTACTTCGTCACCGTGAATCTCGACACGGGTGAGACCGTCTTCTCGGCGACCTACGCCGAGCAGCAGGCGGCCGAGGCCCAGTACCGCAAGTGGTGCGAAGAGAACCCCGACGGCGGATGCTACTGA